A single Ignavibacteriales bacterium DNA region contains:
- a CDS encoding sigma-70 family RNA polymerase sigma factor, with the protein MNKRGQVKPESVLTLNDDFALIRSFNEGDELAFRTLVNRHKEKVRNLVFLTLGNTDQIDDITQEVFISVYRHLKEFRYESRFTTWLYRITVNKCRDSIRRAKIRSIFSPFSDDEDPTLSVSHDDNSDVSQIVRNAVSKLPEKLRIPLVLKDFEGLSYQEIAEALGGVEMGTVKSRIFRARETLRKSLEPLRKELI; encoded by the coding sequence ATTAACAAAAGAGGACAAGTGAAACCGGAATCCGTCTTAACTCTGAATGATGACTTTGCGCTCATCCGCTCCTTTAATGAAGGGGATGAACTGGCGTTCAGAACGCTGGTGAACCGTCATAAGGAAAAGGTGAGAAACCTTGTATTCCTTACTCTGGGCAATACCGATCAGATTGATGATATTACCCAGGAGGTATTCATTTCCGTTTACAGGCATCTTAAAGAGTTCAGATATGAATCCCGTTTTACGACCTGGCTTTATCGTATCACAGTGAATAAATGCAGGGACAGCATAAGAAGAGCTAAAATCCGCAGCATTTTCTCCCCATTCTCAGATGATGAAGACCCGACCCTGTCCGTATCACATGATGACAACAGCGATGTCAGTCAGATCGTACGGAATGCCGTAAGCAAACTCCCGGAAAAACTGAGGATTCCATTAGTGCTGAAGGACTTTGAAGGACTCAGCTATCAGGAAATTGCTGAAGCACTCGGAGGTGTTGAGATGGGAACGGTGAAGTCAAGAATTTTCAGAGCCCGTGAGACTCTGAGAAAATCCCTTGAGCCTCTCAGAAAGGAACTTATTTGA